A portion of the Aquicoccus sp. G2-2 genome contains these proteins:
- a CDS encoding amidohydrolase family protein has protein sequence MSETQQMDADWLEFDPAPTTPAFRLPDGAVDAHCHVFGPSPAFPFAPERKYTPCNAGKDQLFALRDHLGFARNVIVQATCHGTDNSAMMDACRAAGERARGIAAVRPDISDEALNEMDAAGVRGVRFNFVKRLVDDTPREVFHTIARKVARLGWHIVVYFEAADLEELIPFLESLPTVIVVDHMGRPDVAKPVDHPDFQRFLDLMARNDNIWSKVTCPERLSHDGPPGYGDVIPFARAVVERFPTRVLWGTDWPHPNMKSHMPDDGNLVDFIAKIAPTPDAQQKLLVDNPMRLYWAR, from the coding sequence CCGATTGGCTGGAATTTGATCCGGCCCCGACGACGCCTGCGTTCAGACTGCCCGACGGGGCGGTGGATGCGCATTGCCATGTGTTTGGGCCAAGCCCGGCCTTTCCCTTCGCGCCGGAGCGCAAATATACCCCCTGCAATGCAGGCAAGGATCAGCTTTTCGCGCTGCGCGACCATCTGGGCTTTGCGCGCAACGTGATCGTGCAGGCGACCTGCCATGGCACCGACAACAGCGCCATGATGGATGCCTGTCGTGCCGCCGGGGAGCGGGCGCGCGGGATCGCCGCTGTGCGCCCGGATATCAGCGACGAGGCGCTCAACGAGATGGATGCGGCGGGCGTGCGCGGTGTGCGGTTCAATTTCGTCAAGCGGTTGGTCGATGACACGCCGCGCGAGGTATTTCACACCATCGCGCGCAAGGTTGCGCGGCTTGGCTGGCATATCGTGGTCTATTTCGAGGCGGCGGATCTCGAAGAGCTGATCCCGTTTCTGGAAAGCCTGCCGACGGTGATCGTGGTTGACCACATGGGCCGGCCTGATGTCGCAAAACCTGTCGATCACCCGGACTTTCAGCGGTTTCTCGACCTGATGGCGCGCAACGACAATATTTGGTCCAAGGTGACCTGCCCGGAGCGGCTTTCGCATGACGGCCCGCCGGGCTATGGCGATGTGATCCCGTTTGCGCGCGCCGTGGTGGAGCGGTTCCCGACCCGTGTGCTTTGGGGCACCGATTGGCCGCATCCGAACATGAAATCGCATATGCCGGATGATGGCAATCTAGTTGATTTCATTGCGAAAATAGCGCCCACGCCGGACGCACAGCAGAAACTTTTGGTGGACAATCCGATGCGCCTTTACTGGGCGCGGTAA